A stretch of the Acyrthosiphon pisum isolate AL4f chromosome A2, pea_aphid_22Mar2018_4r6ur, whole genome shotgun sequence genome encodes the following:
- the LOC100169439 gene encoding probable cation-transporting ATPase 13A3 isoform X4 — translation MCLSVLCSNSEACRVNGWDRQAYFELKSLGDSAKLPVRTPSGIFKDLDEIRRFDFKKYRFIWDVDNKEFYLLTGIDCGINTHELHEQRGISARDQYLRRAVYGPNLIDVPLQTIWSLIYTEVLNPFYVFEIFSFILWYLDDYLSYASAIFVMSLVSIITAVIQTRRNQRNLRSTVHSSDVANVLRENNVITVPTELLVPGDVLVIPSHGCVMHCDAVLLTGHCIVNESMLTGESVPVTKTTIPGNPDLKYDIKEHARHTLYCGTSVIQTRYYGEGRVCAVVVRTGFHTSKGSLVRSILYPAPVDFEFERDSYKFIKVLAGIAAIGFVYTVFIKVSRGHSLDSILKKAFDLITVVVPPALPAAMTVGQMYAQMRLKNHHIYCISPRSINVAGSINCVCFDKTGTLTEDGLDMWGIVPVTTSKFLPCYRNVSSMSSDHLLMSAMVTCHSITSIDGKLSGDPLDLKMFESTGWLLEEPETSEDNQFDLVMPVVVRPPNKNTFTTIEQIGQEIGIIRQFPFSSSLQCMSVIAKHLSSNLTHVYTKGSPEKILSLCNPSSIPPDFDQVLQRFTKQGYRVIAAGYRALKNNLSYVKTQRLTREQAECDLTLLGLIILENRLKPESAGVLDTLRSAGIRIIMVTGDNMLTALSVARDCGIVLETEDVITVHCVTVPPYLYFTAADMNVNQTINSNSIKLSTIMSPNSGNSVNLNMDLLEAGLLSPSSTTANTPIKCSQRYTFALTGKTWSLLRQYCPEFIPKIITRASVFSRMSPDQKQQLVQELQGIGYYVAMCGDGANDCGALKAAHTGISLSEAESSVASPFTSRKASVECVVRVIREGRAALVTSVGIFKFMAGYSLVQFISVIMLYSIDNNLSDYQYLYIDLFLISLFAFSISRTPAYEGPLVKQRPETSLVSALPLTSLIGQLVISIAIQLISFVAIRYNDWFVPFQYKENESIESFENYAVFSVSALQYIILALVFNKGPPYRQGLQSNWCLSIISVVIVAFTVYLFISPFEILRSQFQLKLPPDNSSFFYVILALGLVNLALAVFHEKILCDRMLVKLLSSRSHKSKSWTTSYAGIEYELQKMPDWPPLSNDRFSSSSSSPFSYTSPEQLSPTVRSTVQPNGTASNGVNLSLHRRFHSESEESNYATPAGSLQHI, via the exons ATGTGTCTATCCGTATTGTGTTCAAACAGCGAAGCATGCCGCGTGAATGGCTGGGACAGACAGGCGTACTTTGAACTCAAATCACTTGGCGATTCAGCAAAACTGCCAGTGCGAACACCAAGTGGAATTTTCaaag acctGGACGAAATAAGACGATTCGACTTCAAGAAGTACAGATTCATTTGGGATGTGGACAACAAGGAGTTCTATTTGTTAACTGGAATTGACTGCGGTATAAATACCCACGAATTGCATGAACAAAGGGGAATATCTGCTCGAGATCAATATCTTCGTCGCGCTGTGTACGGGCCAAACCTCATTGATGTTCCATTGCAGACTATTTGGTCATTGATTTACACTGAAGTCCTTAATCcattttatgtatttgaaatattttcatttatacttTGGTACCTTGACGATTATTTATCATATGCCTCAGCTATATTTGTTATGTCATTAGTCAGTATTATTACTGCTGTTATACAAACAAGGAGGAATCAAAGGAACCTTAGGAGTACCGTGCATTCCAGCGATGTTGCTAATGTACTACGAGAGAATAACGTAATTACAGTTCCTACAGAATTGTTAGTTCCAGGGGATGTTTTGGTTATCCCTAGTCATGGTTGTGTTATGCATTGCGATGCAGTCCTTCTCACTGGACATTGTATTGTTAATGAAAGTATGCTTACAG GTGAAAGTGTTCCTGTAACCAAGACAACAATACCTGGAAATCCAGACCTAAAGTATGACATAAAAGAACATGCTCGTCACACATTATACTGTGGAACATCTGTTATACAAACTCGTTATTATGGCGAGGGACGAGTGTGTGCTGTTGTGGTACGTACAGGCTTCCACACTAGTAAAGGTTCTTTGGTACGTTCAATATTGTATCCAGCACCAGTTGACTTTGAATTTGAACGTGACAGTTATAAGTTCATCAAAGTACTAGCAGGTATTGCTGCTATCGGATTTGTATACACTGTGTTTATCAAAGTGTCTCGTGGACATTCTCTTGATTCAATATTGAAGAAAGCTTTTGACCTGATCACAGTTGTAGTACCTCCTGCATTGCCTGCTGCTATGACTGTAGGACAAATGTATGCACAAATGAGATTGAAAAATCATCATATTTATTGCATTAGTCCAAGATCTATAAATGTGGCAGGGTCAATTAATTGTGTTTGTTTTGATAAA aCTGGTACACTGACTGAAGATGGATTAGATATGTGGGGTATAGTACCTGTGACAACATCAAAATTTCTACCTTGCTATAGGAATGTGAGTTCAATGTCATCAGACCATTTGCTCATGTCAGCTATGGTTACATGCCATTCTATTACGTCTATCGATGGAAAGTTGTCCGGTGATCCTTTAGACTTGAAGATGTTTGAATCAACTGGATGGTTACTCGAAGAACCTGAGACTAGTGAAGACAACCAATTTGATTTGGTCATGCCAGTTGTTGTTCGACCaccaaataaaaacacattcacTACTATTGAACAG ATTGGACAAGAAATTGGTATCATTCGCCAATTTCCATTTAGTTCGAGTTTGCAGTGCATGAGTGTTATAGCCAAACATCTGTCTTCTAATTTGACCCATGTCTATACCAAAGGGTCTCCAGAAAAAATTTTAAGCCTCTGTAATCCTAGTTCGATTCCACCAGACTTCGATCAAGTATTGCAACGATTCACCAAACAAGGATATCGGGTGATCGCTGCTGGTTACAGGGCGTTAAAGAATAATTTGAGCTATGTTAAGACACAGAGATTAACTAGAGAACAAGCAGAATGTGACCTGACACTTTTGGGACTGATTATATTAGAAAACAGATTAAAGCCAGAAAGTGCTGGTGTTTTGGACACATTACGGTCTGCAGGTATTAGAATTATTATGGTCACTGGAGATAATATGCTAACAGCCCTTAGTGTCGCAAGAGATTGTGGTATAGTGTTGGAAACAGAAGATGTTATTACTGTGCACTGCGTTACAGTGCCTCCTTATTTGTATTTCACAGCAGCTGATATGAATGTTAACCAgacaattaattcaaattcaatt aaaCTGAGCACTATTATGTCGCCCAATTCTGGTAATAGTGTAAATTTGAACATGGATTTATTAGAAGCTGGATTATTAAGCCCTTCAAGTACTACTGCTAATACGCCAATTAA aTGTTCTCAGAGGTATACTTTTGCATTAACCGGAAAAACATGGTCATTGCTTAGGCAATATTGCCCAGAATTCATACCAAAAATCATTACTAGAGCGTCCGTATTTTCACGAATGAGTCCAGATCAAAAACAACAACTTGTTCAAGAGTTGCAGGGAATTGGTTATTATGTTG CGATGTGTGGTGATGGTGCCAATGACTGTGGAGCTTTGAAAGCAGCACACACTGGTATATCGCTGAGTGAAGCAGAATCATCTGTTGCCAGTCCATTCACATCACGCAAAGCATCTGTTGAATGTGTTGTGAGAGTAATTCGTGAAGGTCGCGCTGCTCTTGTTACTTCTGTtggtatattcaaatttatggCTGGATATTCTCTGGTACAATTTATATCGGTTATCATGCTCTACTCCATCGACAACAATTTATCAGATTACCAATATTTGTACATTGATTTATTTCTCATATCACTTTTTGCATTTTCAATAAGTCGTACGCCTGCGTACGAAGGCCCCTTAGTCAAACAGAGGCCAGAGACGTCACTTGTCTCTGCCTTGCCATTGACTTCACTTATTGGACAACTAGTAATTTCTATCGCAATTCAATTGATTAGCTTCGTAGCCATTCGATATAATGACTGGTTTGTGCCATTtcaatataaagaaaatgaatCAATAGAAAGCTTTGAGAATTATGCAGTGTTTAGTGTATCGGCATTACAGTATATAATTTTAGCCCTAGTTTTCAACAAGGGACCACCATACAGACAGGGTTTACAATCAAACTGGTGTTTATCCATCATATCAGTAGTCATAGTAGCATTtaccgtttatttatttatctcaccatttgaaattttaagatCCCAATTCCAACTCAAATTACCTCCAGACAACTCCTCTTTCTTCTATGTAATTTTAGCGCTAGGGTTAGTAAATTTAGCACTGGCAGTATTTCATGAAAAAATACTTTGTGACCGCATGCTTGTCAAATTGTTGAGTTCTCg ttctCATAAGAGTAAAAGTTGGACAACATCTTATGCTGGAATTGAGTATGAGCTTCAAAAAATGCCAGATTGGCCTCCATTGAGTAACGATCGTTTTAGTTCATCCTCGTCATCGCCATTTTCATATACATCACCCGAACAGTTGTCACCGACGGTCCGTTCAACAGTACAACCAAATG gaACAGCCAGTAACGGTGTGAATTTATCGTTGCACCGTCGCTTTCATTCAGAAAGTGAAGAATCCAATTATGCAACTCCTGCTGGTAGTTTACAACacatttga
- the LOC100169439 gene encoding probable cation-transporting ATPase 13A3 isoform X1, whose amino-acid sequence MTPPDYSPQAPQTTQVIMADLVVRLSKLVRLHGAGHKKVNHPEDPVCTPLRRSIKEDSNFKDDEDPSVDYVDIIGTEEQLELHGYRRHMGYTIMSWVVTIITCGALRLIFYWWPTLMLFSTHMKCSLQSAEKILVVETYKKDHRSKHVAEIEIINSSSLLPSEACRVNGWDRQAYFELKSLGDSAKLPVRTPSGIFKDLDEIRRFDFKKYRFIWDVDNKEFYLLTGIDCGINTHELHEQRGISARDQYLRRAVYGPNLIDVPLQTIWSLIYTEVLNPFYVFEIFSFILWYLDDYLSYASAIFVMSLVSIITAVIQTRRNQRNLRSTVHSSDVANVLRENNVITVPTELLVPGDVLVIPSHGCVMHCDAVLLTGHCIVNESMLTGESVPVTKTTIPGNPDLKYDIKEHARHTLYCGTSVIQTRYYGEGRVCAVVVRTGFHTSKGSLVRSILYPAPVDFEFERDSYKFIKVLAGIAAIGFVYTVFIKVSRGHSLDSILKKAFDLITVVVPPALPAAMTVGQMYAQMRLKNHHIYCISPRSINVAGSINCVCFDKTGTLTEDGLDMWGIVPVTTSKFLPCYRNVSSMSSDHLLMSAMVTCHSITSIDGKLSGDPLDLKMFESTGWLLEEPETSEDNQFDLVMPVVVRPPNKNTFTTIEQIGQEIGIIRQFPFSSSLQCMSVIAKHLSSNLTHVYTKGSPEKILSLCNPSSIPPDFDQVLQRFTKQGYRVIAAGYRALKNNLSYVKTQRLTREQAECDLTLLGLIILENRLKPESAGVLDTLRSAGIRIIMVTGDNMLTALSVARDCGIVLETEDVITVHCVTVPPYLYFTAADMNVNQTINSNSIKLSTIMSPNSGNSVNLNMDLLEAGLLSPSSTTANTPIKCSQRYTFALTGKTWSLLRQYCPEFIPKIITRASVFSRMSPDQKQQLVQELQGIGYYVAMCGDGANDCGALKAAHTGISLSEAESSVASPFTSRKASVECVVRVIREGRAALVTSVGIFKFMAGYSLVQFISVIMLYSIDNNLSDYQYLYIDLFLISLFAFSISRTPAYEGPLVKQRPETSLVSALPLTSLIGQLVISIAIQLISFVAIRYNDWFVPFQYKENESIESFENYAVFSVSALQYIILALVFNKGPPYRQGLQSNWCLSIISVVIVAFTVYLFISPFEILRSQFQLKLPPDNSSFFYVILALGLVNLALAVFHEKILCDRMLVKLLSSRSHKSKSWTTSYAGIEYELQKMPDWPPLSNDRFSSSSSSPFSYTSPEQLSPTVRSTVQPNGTASNGVNLSLHRRFHSESEESNYATPAGSLQHI is encoded by the exons ggTCAATTAAAGAAGATTCTAATTTTAAAGATGATGAAGACCCATCTGTTGATTATGTTGACATTATTGGTACTGAAGAACAATTG gAGTTACACGGCTACCGGCGACACATGGGATACACAATTATGTCTTGGGTAGTGACAATCATAACATGTGGCGCTcttcgtttaatattttactggtGGCCAACATTAATGTTGTTTTCTACCCATATGAAATGTTCATTGCAATCTGCCGAAAAAATTTTAGTGGTG GAAACTTATAAAAAAGATCATAGAAGCAAACATGTAGCTGAAATAGAAATCATCAATTCCTCTTCGCTGTTGCCAAG CGAAGCATGCCGCGTGAATGGCTGGGACAGACAGGCGTACTTTGAACTCAAATCACTTGGCGATTCAGCAAAACTGCCAGTGCGAACACCAAGTGGAATTTTCaaag acctGGACGAAATAAGACGATTCGACTTCAAGAAGTACAGATTCATTTGGGATGTGGACAACAAGGAGTTCTATTTGTTAACTGGAATTGACTGCGGTATAAATACCCACGAATTGCATGAACAAAGGGGAATATCTGCTCGAGATCAATATCTTCGTCGCGCTGTGTACGGGCCAAACCTCATTGATGTTCCATTGCAGACTATTTGGTCATTGATTTACACTGAAGTCCTTAATCcattttatgtatttgaaatattttcatttatacttTGGTACCTTGACGATTATTTATCATATGCCTCAGCTATATTTGTTATGTCATTAGTCAGTATTATTACTGCTGTTATACAAACAAGGAGGAATCAAAGGAACCTTAGGAGTACCGTGCATTCCAGCGATGTTGCTAATGTACTACGAGAGAATAACGTAATTACAGTTCCTACAGAATTGTTAGTTCCAGGGGATGTTTTGGTTATCCCTAGTCATGGTTGTGTTATGCATTGCGATGCAGTCCTTCTCACTGGACATTGTATTGTTAATGAAAGTATGCTTACAG GTGAAAGTGTTCCTGTAACCAAGACAACAATACCTGGAAATCCAGACCTAAAGTATGACATAAAAGAACATGCTCGTCACACATTATACTGTGGAACATCTGTTATACAAACTCGTTATTATGGCGAGGGACGAGTGTGTGCTGTTGTGGTACGTACAGGCTTCCACACTAGTAAAGGTTCTTTGGTACGTTCAATATTGTATCCAGCACCAGTTGACTTTGAATTTGAACGTGACAGTTATAAGTTCATCAAAGTACTAGCAGGTATTGCTGCTATCGGATTTGTATACACTGTGTTTATCAAAGTGTCTCGTGGACATTCTCTTGATTCAATATTGAAGAAAGCTTTTGACCTGATCACAGTTGTAGTACCTCCTGCATTGCCTGCTGCTATGACTGTAGGACAAATGTATGCACAAATGAGATTGAAAAATCATCATATTTATTGCATTAGTCCAAGATCTATAAATGTGGCAGGGTCAATTAATTGTGTTTGTTTTGATAAA aCTGGTACACTGACTGAAGATGGATTAGATATGTGGGGTATAGTACCTGTGACAACATCAAAATTTCTACCTTGCTATAGGAATGTGAGTTCAATGTCATCAGACCATTTGCTCATGTCAGCTATGGTTACATGCCATTCTATTACGTCTATCGATGGAAAGTTGTCCGGTGATCCTTTAGACTTGAAGATGTTTGAATCAACTGGATGGTTACTCGAAGAACCTGAGACTAGTGAAGACAACCAATTTGATTTGGTCATGCCAGTTGTTGTTCGACCaccaaataaaaacacattcacTACTATTGAACAG ATTGGACAAGAAATTGGTATCATTCGCCAATTTCCATTTAGTTCGAGTTTGCAGTGCATGAGTGTTATAGCCAAACATCTGTCTTCTAATTTGACCCATGTCTATACCAAAGGGTCTCCAGAAAAAATTTTAAGCCTCTGTAATCCTAGTTCGATTCCACCAGACTTCGATCAAGTATTGCAACGATTCACCAAACAAGGATATCGGGTGATCGCTGCTGGTTACAGGGCGTTAAAGAATAATTTGAGCTATGTTAAGACACAGAGATTAACTAGAGAACAAGCAGAATGTGACCTGACACTTTTGGGACTGATTATATTAGAAAACAGATTAAAGCCAGAAAGTGCTGGTGTTTTGGACACATTACGGTCTGCAGGTATTAGAATTATTATGGTCACTGGAGATAATATGCTAACAGCCCTTAGTGTCGCAAGAGATTGTGGTATAGTGTTGGAAACAGAAGATGTTATTACTGTGCACTGCGTTACAGTGCCTCCTTATTTGTATTTCACAGCAGCTGATATGAATGTTAACCAgacaattaattcaaattcaatt aaaCTGAGCACTATTATGTCGCCCAATTCTGGTAATAGTGTAAATTTGAACATGGATTTATTAGAAGCTGGATTATTAAGCCCTTCAAGTACTACTGCTAATACGCCAATTAA aTGTTCTCAGAGGTATACTTTTGCATTAACCGGAAAAACATGGTCATTGCTTAGGCAATATTGCCCAGAATTCATACCAAAAATCATTACTAGAGCGTCCGTATTTTCACGAATGAGTCCAGATCAAAAACAACAACTTGTTCAAGAGTTGCAGGGAATTGGTTATTATGTTG CGATGTGTGGTGATGGTGCCAATGACTGTGGAGCTTTGAAAGCAGCACACACTGGTATATCGCTGAGTGAAGCAGAATCATCTGTTGCCAGTCCATTCACATCACGCAAAGCATCTGTTGAATGTGTTGTGAGAGTAATTCGTGAAGGTCGCGCTGCTCTTGTTACTTCTGTtggtatattcaaatttatggCTGGATATTCTCTGGTACAATTTATATCGGTTATCATGCTCTACTCCATCGACAACAATTTATCAGATTACCAATATTTGTACATTGATTTATTTCTCATATCACTTTTTGCATTTTCAATAAGTCGTACGCCTGCGTACGAAGGCCCCTTAGTCAAACAGAGGCCAGAGACGTCACTTGTCTCTGCCTTGCCATTGACTTCACTTATTGGACAACTAGTAATTTCTATCGCAATTCAATTGATTAGCTTCGTAGCCATTCGATATAATGACTGGTTTGTGCCATTtcaatataaagaaaatgaatCAATAGAAAGCTTTGAGAATTATGCAGTGTTTAGTGTATCGGCATTACAGTATATAATTTTAGCCCTAGTTTTCAACAAGGGACCACCATACAGACAGGGTTTACAATCAAACTGGTGTTTATCCATCATATCAGTAGTCATAGTAGCATTtaccgtttatttatttatctcaccatttgaaattttaagatCCCAATTCCAACTCAAATTACCTCCAGACAACTCCTCTTTCTTCTATGTAATTTTAGCGCTAGGGTTAGTAAATTTAGCACTGGCAGTATTTCATGAAAAAATACTTTGTGACCGCATGCTTGTCAAATTGTTGAGTTCTCg ttctCATAAGAGTAAAAGTTGGACAACATCTTATGCTGGAATTGAGTATGAGCTTCAAAAAATGCCAGATTGGCCTCCATTGAGTAACGATCGTTTTAGTTCATCCTCGTCATCGCCATTTTCATATACATCACCCGAACAGTTGTCACCGACGGTCCGTTCAACAGTACAACCAAATG gaACAGCCAGTAACGGTGTGAATTTATCGTTGCACCGTCGCTTTCATTCAGAAAGTGAAGAATCCAATTATGCAACTCCTGCTGGTAGTTTACAACacatttga
- the LOC100169439 gene encoding probable cation-transporting ATPase 13A3 isoform X3, with amino-acid sequence MSNNNGSIKEDSNFKDDEDPSVDYVDIIGTEEQLELHGYRRHMGYTIMSWVVTIITCGALRLIFYWWPTLMLFSTHMKCSLQSAEKILVVETYKKDHRSKHVAEIEIINSSSLLPSEACRVNGWDRQAYFELKSLGDSAKLPVRTPSGIFKDLDEIRRFDFKKYRFIWDVDNKEFYLLTGIDCGINTHELHEQRGISARDQYLRRAVYGPNLIDVPLQTIWSLIYTEVLNPFYVFEIFSFILWYLDDYLSYASAIFVMSLVSIITAVIQTRRNQRNLRSTVHSSDVANVLRENNVITVPTELLVPGDVLVIPSHGCVMHCDAVLLTGHCIVNESMLTGESVPVTKTTIPGNPDLKYDIKEHARHTLYCGTSVIQTRYYGEGRVCAVVVRTGFHTSKGSLVRSILYPAPVDFEFERDSYKFIKVLAGIAAIGFVYTVFIKVSRGHSLDSILKKAFDLITVVVPPALPAAMTVGQMYAQMRLKNHHIYCISPRSINVAGSINCVCFDKTGTLTEDGLDMWGIVPVTTSKFLPCYRNVSSMSSDHLLMSAMVTCHSITSIDGKLSGDPLDLKMFESTGWLLEEPETSEDNQFDLVMPVVVRPPNKNTFTTIEQIGQEIGIIRQFPFSSSLQCMSVIAKHLSSNLTHVYTKGSPEKILSLCNPSSIPPDFDQVLQRFTKQGYRVIAAGYRALKNNLSYVKTQRLTREQAECDLTLLGLIILENRLKPESAGVLDTLRSAGIRIIMVTGDNMLTALSVARDCGIVLETEDVITVHCVTVPPYLYFTAADMNVNQTINSNSIKLSTIMSPNSGNSVNLNMDLLEAGLLSPSSTTANTPIKCSQRYTFALTGKTWSLLRQYCPEFIPKIITRASVFSRMSPDQKQQLVQELQGIGYYVAMCGDGANDCGALKAAHTGISLSEAESSVASPFTSRKASVECVVRVIREGRAALVTSVGIFKFMAGYSLVQFISVIMLYSIDNNLSDYQYLYIDLFLISLFAFSISRTPAYEGPLVKQRPETSLVSALPLTSLIGQLVISIAIQLISFVAIRYNDWFVPFQYKENESIESFENYAVFSVSALQYIILALVFNKGPPYRQGLQSNWCLSIISVVIVAFTVYLFISPFEILRSQFQLKLPPDNSSFFYVILALGLVNLALAVFHEKILCDRMLVKLLSSRSHKSKSWTTSYAGIEYELQKMPDWPPLSNDRFSSSSSSPFSYTSPEQLSPTVRSTVQPNGTASNGVNLSLHRRFHSESEESNYATPAGSLQHI; translated from the exons ggTCAATTAAAGAAGATTCTAATTTTAAAGATGATGAAGACCCATCTGTTGATTATGTTGACATTATTGGTACTGAAGAACAATTG gAGTTACACGGCTACCGGCGACACATGGGATACACAATTATGTCTTGGGTAGTGACAATCATAACATGTGGCGCTcttcgtttaatattttactggtGGCCAACATTAATGTTGTTTTCTACCCATATGAAATGTTCATTGCAATCTGCCGAAAAAATTTTAGTGGTG GAAACTTATAAAAAAGATCATAGAAGCAAACATGTAGCTGAAATAGAAATCATCAATTCCTCTTCGCTGTTGCCAAG CGAAGCATGCCGCGTGAATGGCTGGGACAGACAGGCGTACTTTGAACTCAAATCACTTGGCGATTCAGCAAAACTGCCAGTGCGAACACCAAGTGGAATTTTCaaag acctGGACGAAATAAGACGATTCGACTTCAAGAAGTACAGATTCATTTGGGATGTGGACAACAAGGAGTTCTATTTGTTAACTGGAATTGACTGCGGTATAAATACCCACGAATTGCATGAACAAAGGGGAATATCTGCTCGAGATCAATATCTTCGTCGCGCTGTGTACGGGCCAAACCTCATTGATGTTCCATTGCAGACTATTTGGTCATTGATTTACACTGAAGTCCTTAATCcattttatgtatttgaaatattttcatttatacttTGGTACCTTGACGATTATTTATCATATGCCTCAGCTATATTTGTTATGTCATTAGTCAGTATTATTACTGCTGTTATACAAACAAGGAGGAATCAAAGGAACCTTAGGAGTACCGTGCATTCCAGCGATGTTGCTAATGTACTACGAGAGAATAACGTAATTACAGTTCCTACAGAATTGTTAGTTCCAGGGGATGTTTTGGTTATCCCTAGTCATGGTTGTGTTATGCATTGCGATGCAGTCCTTCTCACTGGACATTGTATTGTTAATGAAAGTATGCTTACAG GTGAAAGTGTTCCTGTAACCAAGACAACAATACCTGGAAATCCAGACCTAAAGTATGACATAAAAGAACATGCTCGTCACACATTATACTGTGGAACATCTGTTATACAAACTCGTTATTATGGCGAGGGACGAGTGTGTGCTGTTGTGGTACGTACAGGCTTCCACACTAGTAAAGGTTCTTTGGTACGTTCAATATTGTATCCAGCACCAGTTGACTTTGAATTTGAACGTGACAGTTATAAGTTCATCAAAGTACTAGCAGGTATTGCTGCTATCGGATTTGTATACACTGTGTTTATCAAAGTGTCTCGTGGACATTCTCTTGATTCAATATTGAAGAAAGCTTTTGACCTGATCACAGTTGTAGTACCTCCTGCATTGCCTGCTGCTATGACTGTAGGACAAATGTATGCACAAATGAGATTGAAAAATCATCATATTTATTGCATTAGTCCAAGATCTATAAATGTGGCAGGGTCAATTAATTGTGTTTGTTTTGATAAA aCTGGTACACTGACTGAAGATGGATTAGATATGTGGGGTATAGTACCTGTGACAACATCAAAATTTCTACCTTGCTATAGGAATGTGAGTTCAATGTCATCAGACCATTTGCTCATGTCAGCTATGGTTACATGCCATTCTATTACGTCTATCGATGGAAAGTTGTCCGGTGATCCTTTAGACTTGAAGATGTTTGAATCAACTGGATGGTTACTCGAAGAACCTGAGACTAGTGAAGACAACCAATTTGATTTGGTCATGCCAGTTGTTGTTCGACCaccaaataaaaacacattcacTACTATTGAACAG ATTGGACAAGAAATTGGTATCATTCGCCAATTTCCATTTAGTTCGAGTTTGCAGTGCATGAGTGTTATAGCCAAACATCTGTCTTCTAATTTGACCCATGTCTATACCAAAGGGTCTCCAGAAAAAATTTTAAGCCTCTGTAATCCTAGTTCGATTCCACCAGACTTCGATCAAGTATTGCAACGATTCACCAAACAAGGATATCGGGTGATCGCTGCTGGTTACAGGGCGTTAAAGAATAATTTGAGCTATGTTAAGACACAGAGATTAACTAGAGAACAAGCAGAATGTGACCTGACACTTTTGGGACTGATTATATTAGAAAACAGATTAAAGCCAGAAAGTGCTGGTGTTTTGGACACATTACGGTCTGCAGGTATTAGAATTATTATGGTCACTGGAGATAATATGCTAACAGCCCTTAGTGTCGCAAGAGATTGTGGTATAGTGTTGGAAACAGAAGATGTTATTACTGTGCACTGCGTTACAGTGCCTCCTTATTTGTATTTCACAGCAGCTGATATGAATGTTAACCAgacaattaattcaaattcaatt aaaCTGAGCACTATTATGTCGCCCAATTCTGGTAATAGTGTAAATTTGAACATGGATTTATTAGAAGCTGGATTATTAAGCCCTTCAAGTACTACTGCTAATACGCCAATTAA aTGTTCTCAGAGGTATACTTTTGCATTAACCGGAAAAACATGGTCATTGCTTAGGCAATATTGCCCAGAATTCATACCAAAAATCATTACTAGAGCGTCCGTATTTTCACGAATGAGTCCAGATCAAAAACAACAACTTGTTCAAGAGTTGCAGGGAATTGGTTATTATGTTG CGATGTGTGGTGATGGTGCCAATGACTGTGGAGCTTTGAAAGCAGCACACACTGGTATATCGCTGAGTGAAGCAGAATCATCTGTTGCCAGTCCATTCACATCACGCAAAGCATCTGTTGAATGTGTTGTGAGAGTAATTCGTGAAGGTCGCGCTGCTCTTGTTACTTCTGTtggtatattcaaatttatggCTGGATATTCTCTGGTACAATTTATATCGGTTATCATGCTCTACTCCATCGACAACAATTTATCAGATTACCAATATTTGTACATTGATTTATTTCTCATATCACTTTTTGCATTTTCAATAAGTCGTACGCCTGCGTACGAAGGCCCCTTAGTCAAACAGAGGCCAGAGACGTCACTTGTCTCTGCCTTGCCATTGACTTCACTTATTGGACAACTAGTAATTTCTATCGCAATTCAATTGATTAGCTTCGTAGCCATTCGATATAATGACTGGTTTGTGCCATTtcaatataaagaaaatgaatCAATAGAAAGCTTTGAGAATTATGCAGTGTTTAGTGTATCGGCATTACAGTATATAATTTTAGCCCTAGTTTTCAACAAGGGACCACCATACAGACAGGGTTTACAATCAAACTGGTGTTTATCCATCATATCAGTAGTCATAGTAGCATTtaccgtttatttatttatctcaccatttgaaattttaagatCCCAATTCCAACTCAAATTACCTCCAGACAACTCCTCTTTCTTCTATGTAATTTTAGCGCTAGGGTTAGTAAATTTAGCACTGGCAGTATTTCATGAAAAAATACTTTGTGACCGCATGCTTGTCAAATTGTTGAGTTCTCg ttctCATAAGAGTAAAAGTTGGACAACATCTTATGCTGGAATTGAGTATGAGCTTCAAAAAATGCCAGATTGGCCTCCATTGAGTAACGATCGTTTTAGTTCATCCTCGTCATCGCCATTTTCATATACATCACCCGAACAGTTGTCACCGACGGTCCGTTCAACAGTACAACCAAATG gaACAGCCAGTAACGGTGTGAATTTATCGTTGCACCGTCGCTTTCATTCAGAAAGTGAAGAATCCAATTATGCAACTCCTGCTGGTAGTTTACAACacatttga